The Salmo trutta chromosome 6, fSalTru1.1, whole genome shotgun sequence genome has a window encoding:
- the LOC115195491 gene encoding pancreas/duodenum homeobox protein 1-like codes for MNREEHYYSPAQLFKDSCAYQRPHSEDYSHSPPPCLYMGRQAQSVYSSPSIGGLDQASLPDIAPYSIPMREDPGVPQLHHPQGPQQTLQPGGYEYPGGLALCADRNKYHLPFPWMKTTKSHAHTWKGQWAGPYMVEAEENKRTRTAYTRAQLLELEKEFLFNKYISRPRRVELALTLSLTERHIKIWFQNRRMKWKKEEDKKRVRGIDPEQDSSITSGDLKDEAGVGVLGAGHPTTTTPPSPLHAHSMSGSRDSA; via the exons ATGAATCGAGAAGAGCACTACTATTCTCCCGCGCAGCTGTTCAAGGACTCCTGCGCCTACCAGAGACCACACAGCGAGGACTACAGCCACAGCCCTCCGCCCTGCCTCTACATGGGCCGGCAGGCTCAGTCCGTCTACTCCTCGCCCTCCATCGGAGGGCTGGACCAGGCGAGTCTCCCTGACATTGCTCCGTACAGTATTCCCATGCGAGAGGACCCGGGTGTGCCGCAGCTCCACCACCCCCAGGGGCCCCAGCAGACTCTCCAGCCAGGGGGTTACGAATACCCGGGGGGGTTGGCTCTGTGTGCCGATAGGAACAAATATCACCTGCCTTTCCCCTGGATGAAAACGACCAAGTCGCACGCGCACACCTGGAAGGGACAGTGGGCAG gccCCTACATGGTGGAGGCGGAGGAGAACAAGCGGACCAGGACGGCCTACACGCGAGCCCAGCTCCtggagctggagaaggagttCCTGTTCAACAAGTACATCAGCAGGCCGCGGCGTGTCGAGCTGGCCCTCACCCTCAgcctcacagagagacacatcAAGATCTGGTTCCAGAACCGACGGATGAAGTGGAAGAAGGAGGAGGACAAGAAGAGAGTGAGGGGGATCGACCCCGAGCAGGACTCGTCCATTACGTCAGGAGACTTGAAGGATGAGGCTGGGGTGGGAGTCTTGGGGGCAGGACATCCCACCACCACGACACCCCCCTCACCCTTACACGCCCACTCCATGTCAGGTTCTAGAGACTCGGCCTAG